A region from the Halogeometricum sp. S3BR5-2 genome encodes:
- a CDS encoding PhzF family phenazine biosynthesis protein: MGDIRYDIVDVFAQSQYTGNQLAVVQPEGEMSGEEMQRIANEFDYSETTFIDPDGSHADGFEVRIFSPTTELPFAGHPTLGTAYVLRERLGLSDDELVLHEQVGAIPVSVEKTATGEEILLMEHPEPTFDEKIEPTRAADAVSLPADVLDDQFPAQIISTGVPTLIVPVESLSAVKEAETNDEVYSELVDQHGLRNLLVFAPETYEPENELNVRVFAEFFGIPEDPATGASNGCLAAYLTEHQYFDTSEIDVRVEQGYEVNRPSLLYLRGQTTADSIQVEVGGRVIPTATGTLVESNSL, from the coding sequence ATGGGTGACATCCGTTATGATATCGTTGATGTCTTTGCACAAAGCCAATATACGGGGAATCAACTTGCGGTTGTACAACCAGAAGGTGAAATGAGCGGCGAGGAAATGCAGCGGATCGCGAACGAATTCGACTACTCAGAGACAACATTCATCGACCCAGATGGAAGTCATGCGGACGGATTCGAGGTCCGCATCTTCTCGCCCACGACAGAACTACCGTTCGCCGGCCACCCCACGCTCGGTACGGCGTACGTTCTCCGAGAGCGGCTCGGACTTTCCGATGATGAACTAGTGTTACACGAACAAGTCGGCGCAATCCCCGTTTCAGTCGAAAAAACAGCTACTGGTGAAGAAATCTTACTAATGGAGCACCCGGAACCAACGTTCGATGAAAAAATTGAGCCTACGAGGGCGGCGGACGCGGTTTCCCTACCAGCTGACGTTCTGGATGACCAGTTCCCAGCCCAGATTATCTCAACTGGCGTTCCGACACTAATTGTGCCAGTTGAATCGCTGAGTGCGGTGAAGGAGGCCGAGACTAATGATGAAGTGTATTCGGAATTGGTTGATCAGCACGGATTACGGAATCTCCTCGTGTTCGCTCCGGAGACGTACGAACCAGAAAACGAGCTCAACGTCCGAGTGTTTGCAGAGTTTTTCGGTATCCCTGAGGATCCTGCCACTGGTGCTTCGAATGGGTGTCTCGCTGCATACCTTACTGAACACCAGTACTTCGACACGTCTGAGATCGACGTACGTGTCGAACAAGGATATGAAGTGAACCGACCCTCACTACTGTATCTACGTGGGCAGACAACTGCAGATTCGATTCAGGTAGAGGTCGGTGGGCGAGTAATTCCGACTGCGACTGGGACTCTCGTCGAATCGAATAGCCTCTAA
- a CDS encoding helix-turn-helix domain-containing protein, whose product MLTEGEVRALTVLHGEQMVSELATNLDRSLSYTSELVERLETTGLVETRRQGKTKRIRLSDAKALEVLTNLTQQYSHIDWPELLSGAALRVCYYLDTPRTATELARRADVHRSTVHRALAPLQHRGIVYQTDDGAYALNDGFEQLSVFARELAHHVHRQTVEEQTDTYTILWESLDEFLVQTPAEIADEHFIPTGPDQFQRYGLPLLARDRRHYLYSEAMSELSPEMLCCHMLVIDSGARTQSYCLLLLSHVDIDRNELRTQATKYGVDDVVDDLYTYLETSGAQRTPRLPEWEDFQELADEYEVTL is encoded by the coding sequence ATGCTCACAGAAGGTGAAGTTCGCGCCCTTACAGTCCTCCACGGTGAGCAGATGGTCTCTGAACTCGCGACGAATCTCGATCGGAGTCTCAGTTACACCTCAGAACTCGTCGAACGCCTCGAAACGACTGGCCTCGTAGAGACACGCCGACAGGGGAAAACAAAGCGGATTCGACTGTCGGACGCGAAGGCACTCGAGGTACTCACGAACCTCACCCAGCAGTATTCACACATCGACTGGCCGGAGCTGTTGTCAGGGGCAGCCCTCCGTGTGTGCTACTACCTCGACACCCCACGGACAGCGACAGAACTCGCACGCCGCGCCGACGTCCACCGAAGCACCGTCCACCGTGCGCTTGCCCCGCTTCAGCATCGCGGAATCGTCTACCAGACCGACGACGGGGCGTACGCACTGAATGACGGCTTCGAACAGCTGAGCGTATTCGCTCGTGAGCTGGCCCATCACGTCCACCGCCAGACTGTTGAAGAACAGACCGACACCTACACGATTCTGTGGGAGTCCCTCGACGAGTTCCTTGTCCAGACGCCGGCTGAAATCGCCGACGAACACTTCATTCCGACAGGTCCAGACCAGTTCCAGCGATACGGCCTCCCGCTGTTGGCACGTGACCGCAGACACTACCTCTATTCGGAGGCGATGAGCGAGCTCTCGCCGGAGATGTTGTGCTGCCACATGCTCGTGATCGATTCGGGCGCACGAACGCAGTCATACTGCCTGCTCTTGCTCAGTCACGTCGACATCGACCGCAACGAACTCCGAACCCAAGCCACCAAGTACGGCGTTGACGACGTCGTCGACGACCTCTACACGTATCTCGAAACCAGCGGTGCCCAGCGGACGCCCCGACTTCCCGAGTGGGAAGACTTCCAGGAACTGGCTGATGAGTACGAGGTGACGCTATGA
- a CDS encoding nucleotidyltransferase domain-containing protein, with translation MSFNNRSDALIELLEELTRAEHEYVLVGGYAVSAFNARFSTDLDIVVAPDSKAEFAEFLEGQGFEETDSHAKEWFYDTEVIEYEKRLTPQQPIGFDLLVNGLGCRQTEAQWSFDYLYDHSHQQEVSGGTVTTTARVIDGAVLVAAKLHSGRETDLRDVLAVAEELDLDAVTPHLRRGDDNALREQLERGLEILESDELKHGYRSDFGASAVSEGTVTALQEYLSSQIGLLSEKR, from the coding sequence ATGAGCTTCAACAACCGAAGTGACGCACTCATCGAACTGCTCGAGGAACTCACGCGAGCGGAGCACGAGTACGTCCTTGTCGGCGGCTACGCTGTTTCAGCGTTCAACGCACGCTTCTCCACAGACCTCGATATCGTCGTCGCACCCGACTCCAAGGCTGAATTCGCCGAATTCCTCGAAGGACAGGGCTTCGAGGAAACGGACAGCCACGCCAAAGAATGGTTCTACGACACCGAAGTGATCGAGTACGAAAAGCGACTCACACCACAACAGCCAATCGGATTCGATCTGCTGGTGAACGGCCTCGGGTGTCGCCAAACGGAGGCACAGTGGTCCTTCGACTATCTGTACGACCACAGCCACCAGCAGGAGGTAAGCGGGGGGACGGTGACGACGACAGCCAGAGTCATCGATGGGGCGGTCCTCGTCGCAGCAAAACTCCACAGCGGCCGTGAAACGGACCTACGGGACGTCTTAGCAGTCGCTGAAGAACTCGACCTCGACGCTGTCACGCCCCATCTGCGGCGAGGAGACGACAATGCGTTACGGGAGCAGCTTGAGCGTGGACTAGAAATCTTGGAGAGCGACGAACTCAAGCACGGATATCGGAGTGACTTCGGAGCCTCAGCTGTCTCAGAAGGAACGGTCACTGCCCTTCAAGAGTATCTGTCTTCACAGATTGGTCTCCTGAGCGAAAAGCGGTAG
- a CDS encoding Cdc6/Cdc18 family protein — protein MSDTESFFGDPDPIFADKELLRVSHLPEGDRIIGRKEELSNLANAIKDAQRGGTPNNVLIYGKTGTGKSLCSKYITQDLTDAATENNVNVCVAYVDCFQDSTETQTVRTIAESFNDPDETDITVPASGVSTSDYYRRLWKILDARLDVGIIILDEIDKLEDDNVLMQLSRAAEAGKVDDSTLGIIGISNKIRYKESLNERVKSSLSERDFVFPPYDANQLREILSSRADAFREGVLDDEVIPKVAALAAKEHGDARKAIDILRYAGEIADEHGDNHVRAEYVDEAHEREEEARLAELIGKQPEHSKYLLQALALQMQQSSEPDAVIPSKQVYSAYKVVCEREGTDPLKIRRVRDLLSELAFLSLIEQDRKGRGKGKGAHAVNQLVDAPELVIEACKSA, from the coding sequence ATGAGCGACACGGAGTCATTCTTCGGGGACCCCGATCCCATCTTTGCAGACAAGGAACTCCTGCGTGTGAGTCATCTCCCCGAAGGTGACCGTATTATTGGTCGGAAAGAGGAACTTAGTAACCTCGCGAACGCGATCAAGGACGCCCAACGCGGAGGGACGCCGAACAACGTGTTGATTTACGGGAAGACGGGCACCGGAAAGAGTCTCTGTTCAAAGTACATCACGCAGGATTTGACCGACGCCGCCACTGAGAATAACGTTAACGTCTGCGTCGCGTACGTCGATTGTTTTCAAGATTCCACCGAGACACAGACCGTCCGCACGATCGCCGAGTCGTTCAACGATCCCGATGAGACGGACATAACAGTCCCGGCATCTGGTGTCTCGACGTCCGACTACTACCGTCGGCTCTGGAAAATTCTCGACGCCCGCCTGGACGTCGGGATCATCATTCTCGACGAAATCGACAAGCTCGAAGACGATAACGTCCTCATGCAACTCTCGCGTGCGGCCGAAGCCGGGAAGGTGGATGACAGCACGCTCGGCATCATCGGGATCAGCAACAAAATCCGCTACAAGGAATCGCTTAACGAGCGCGTCAAATCAAGCCTCTCAGAGCGCGATTTTGTGTTCCCGCCGTACGACGCGAATCAGCTCCGCGAGATTCTCTCATCGCGGGCGGATGCGTTCCGAGAGGGTGTTCTGGATGACGAGGTGATCCCGAAGGTGGCTGCCCTCGCAGCGAAAGAACACGGTGACGCCCGGAAGGCAATCGACATTCTTCGATACGCCGGGGAGATCGCCGACGAACACGGTGACAACCATGTCCGCGCCGAGTACGTCGATGAAGCCCACGAACGCGAAGAAGAGGCACGACTCGCCGAACTCATCGGGAAGCAACCCGAACACTCGAAGTATCTGCTTCAAGCACTCGCTCTCCAGATGCAACAATCGAGTGAACCCGATGCTGTGATCCCCTCGAAACAGGTCTATTCAGCGTACAAAGTCGTCTGTGAACGCGAGGGGACTGACCCGCTCAAAATCCGTCGTGTCCGCGACCTCCTCTCCGAGCTGGCATTTCTCTCACTGATCGAGCAGGACCGGAAGGGTCGGGGGAAAGGGAAGGGGGCTCATGCAGTGAACCAGCTTGTCGATGCGCCCGAGCTTGTCATCGAAGCGTGTAAATCTGCCTGA
- a CDS encoding YdeI/OmpD-associated family protein, producing MDPMFFESQNEFRSWLEEHHDTAEELWVGYYKADAERVGMGYDESVEEALCFGWVDGLVKGIDDETYTRRFTPRSPDSKWSKANKERVGAMIQAGKMTPAGMELVEVAKETGEWAAAYRLGDDHKVPAKLEAALRADETVWKNFQNFSNTDQYAFIAAVEEAKTDETRQKRIERTVKLAAQDLRAYDENNKRRL from the coding sequence ATGGATCCAATGTTCTTCGAGTCTCAGAACGAGTTCCGTAGCTGGCTAGAAGAGCACCACGACACGGCAGAGGAGCTGTGGGTCGGCTACTACAAGGCCGATGCCGAGCGAGTCGGTATGGGCTACGACGAGTCAGTTGAGGAAGCGCTCTGCTTCGGGTGGGTCGACGGCCTGGTCAAAGGCATCGACGATGAGACGTACACCCGTCGGTTCACGCCCAGGAGCCCCGATAGCAAGTGGTCGAAGGCGAACAAGGAGCGGGTCGGCGCGATGATTCAGGCGGGAAAGATGACCCCGGCCGGAATGGAACTCGTCGAAGTGGCGAAGGAAACGGGCGAGTGGGCGGCTGCCTATCGCCTCGGCGACGACCACAAAGTCCCGGCCAAACTTGAGGCAGCGCTGCGTGCGGACGAAACCGTCTGGAAGAACTTCCAGAACTTCTCGAATACGGACCAGTATGCTTTCATCGCGGCCGTCGAGGAGGCTAAGACGGACGAGACCAGGCAAAAGCGGATCGAGCGAACGGTCAAACTCGCGGCGCAGGACCTCCGAGCATACGATGAGAACAACAAGCGGCGGCTGTGA
- a CDS encoding DNA-binding protein: protein MSSKNVTSQVVSVDEQAFGNTDEAAVDEDGFEVVDETPEFQATVQMETQAKVDANHPDGMVDTSDERIYGATLEQEERIQAREAELECISAKAELGTQEGREKRTRDIAAKRSAERRAEFQRRAASVDPWADPERNDPRAELTQEQLAAVNKQSMRLAEKLDGWSRAAIGRRLGEAVADGKSLTSAVVGVFEELETAPGQVVPIGKLEEVNRKEVSIEGTVTQLWEPSSSAISQVGLIEDESGKTKFTSWVASDQPWIEEGECVRIHGAAKNWYNGRVSVALTGWSTVYFPERGRWWEV from the coding sequence ATGTCAAGTAAGAACGTCACCAGTCAAGTAGTTTCGGTCGATGAACAGGCATTCGGGAACACGGACGAAGCGGCGGTCGACGAGGACGGCTTCGAAGTCGTCGATGAAACGCCGGAGTTCCAAGCGACGGTGCAGATGGAGACGCAGGCGAAGGTGGATGCGAACCACCCGGACGGGATGGTCGACACCAGTGATGAGCGGATCTACGGTGCGACGCTCGAACAGGAAGAGCGCATTCAGGCGCGGGAGGCTGAACTGGAGTGTATCAGTGCCAAAGCCGAACTGGGCACGCAAGAAGGTCGAGAGAAGCGGACGCGAGATATCGCGGCAAAGCGGAGTGCTGAACGACGTGCTGAATTCCAAAGACGGGCCGCGAGCGTGGATCCGTGGGCCGACCCGGAGCGAAACGATCCTCGTGCAGAACTGACGCAGGAGCAGTTGGCAGCGGTAAATAAGCAGTCGATGCGGCTAGCCGAGAAGTTGGATGGTTGGTCGCGAGCGGCGATCGGGCGGCGGCTGGGTGAAGCCGTGGCCGATGGGAAGAGCCTGACGAGTGCAGTCGTCGGGGTGTTCGAGGAATTGGAGACGGCGCCGGGACAGGTAGTTCCCATTGGGAAGCTCGAGGAGGTTAATCGCAAGGAGGTGAGCATTGAAGGTACTGTGACGCAGCTGTGGGAGCCATCAAGTTCGGCGATTTCCCAAGTGGGACTCATCGAAGATGAGAGCGGGAAAACGAAGTTCACCAGCTGGGTGGCGAGCGACCAGCCGTGGATTGAAGAGGGCGAGTGCGTTCGGATTCACGGAGCAGCGAAGAACTGGTACAACGGGCGCGTCTCCGTGGCCTTGACGGGGTGGAGCACCGTGTATTTCCCCGAGCGCGGTCGGTGGTGGGAAGTGTAG
- a CDS encoding NAD(P)-dependent alcohol dehydrogenase, with protein sequence MTTAKQRPESPHSTTGHKPTTMTAVVYSEYGGPEVLRVDEVELPTPGDDDVLVRVIARSVNAGDWHLLRGTPFLVRIVYGGYRKPKFPILGVDVAGRVEAVGKNVADFQSGDEVVADLSKSGFGGFAEYVSVPASAVVRKPAAVSFEAAAAAPTAGVAALQALRDVGKLQSGETVLVNGASGGVGTFAVQIAKFLGAEVTAVCSTAKMETVRSLGANHVIDYTQEDVTESGVQYDLILDAAGTHSMRAYARALRPTGRYVFVGGPTRRFVTALLAGPVLSVTGGKRFRTLMLNPARDDLAFVMGLLESGDVEPVIDRRYNLDEVTEAIQYLEAGRATGKVIVVWNFEIYLIIITSDSFGK encoded by the coding sequence ATGACGACCGCGAAACAGCGGCCCGAATCGCCCCACTCGACGACCGGTCACAAACCGACCACGATGACGGCGGTCGTCTACTCGGAATACGGAGGGCCTGAGGTACTCCGAGTGGACGAGGTGGAACTGCCCACGCCGGGCGACGACGATGTCCTGGTTCGAGTGATAGCTCGATCCGTCAACGCTGGTGACTGGCACCTGCTGCGCGGAACGCCGTTCCTCGTCCGCATTGTGTACGGCGGCTACCGCAAACCGAAGTTCCCAATTCTGGGCGTTGACGTCGCGGGACGGGTCGAAGCAGTCGGCAAGAACGTCGCTGACTTCCAGTCGGGTGACGAAGTCGTCGCTGACCTCTCCAAAAGCGGGTTTGGCGGGTTCGCAGAGTACGTCAGTGTCCCGGCCAGCGCTGTCGTGCGCAAGCCGGCCGCGGTCTCGTTCGAAGCGGCAGCGGCGGCCCCAACTGCAGGTGTTGCCGCCCTACAGGCGCTCCGGGATGTCGGGAAGCTCCAATCGGGTGAAACCGTCCTCGTCAACGGTGCGTCGGGAGGCGTGGGAACCTTCGCCGTGCAGATCGCCAAGTTCCTCGGCGCGGAGGTCACGGCGGTGTGTAGCACGGCGAAGATGGAGACTGTCCGCTCTCTCGGAGCAAACCACGTCATCGATTACACGCAGGAGGATGTCACCGAAAGCGGGGTGCAGTACGACCTCATCCTGGACGCGGCGGGAACCCATTCGATGCGAGCGTACGCACGTGCCCTTCGTCCGACGGGACGGTACGTCTTCGTTGGAGGACCCACGCGACGATTCGTGACCGCACTCCTTGCGGGCCCAGTGCTCTCCGTGACGGGCGGAAAACGGTTCCGTACCCTCATGCTCAACCCCGCCCGAGACGATTTAGCATTCGTGATGGGGCTCCTCGAATCCGGTGATGTCGAGCCCGTTATCGACCGACGGTATAATTTGGACGAGGTGACAGAAGCAATTCAGTATCTCGAAGCAGGTCGGGCTACTGGAAAAGTCATCGTCGTGTGGAATTTCGAGATATACTTAATAATAATTACCTCCGATTCGTTCGGAAAATGA
- a CDS encoding DUF6036 family nucleotidyltransferase — MGQQLDNPLTVFLIGGGSMAFRGLKETTKDIDLIVSSGDDLSQLKAVLLELGYDIVREPDQEYEELGAQRILENDDGCRIDIFNQQVIGKLILSPGIRERSERYLDPGNLVVDLVSPEDIFLFKAVAGRVDDIEDVFSLMQTGLEFDVVEAELETQVELLDQELFVTYVNEALTDLTEQHNVTTPLHGPVAEITARVYEELEVLHALDEPKSVTDLQQELDWPAADVQEIVRRLEEKDAVAVTDGRVERRSTTI; from the coding sequence ATCGGCCAGCAGCTGGACAACCCCCTCACCGTCTTCTTGATTGGTGGTGGGTCGATGGCGTTTCGCGGACTCAAAGAGACGACCAAAGACATCGACCTCATCGTCTCCTCCGGCGACGATCTGAGTCAGCTAAAGGCGGTGCTCCTCGAGCTGGGATACGATATCGTCCGGGAGCCGGACCAAGAGTACGAAGAACTCGGTGCCCAGCGCATCCTCGAGAACGATGACGGGTGTCGTATCGACATCTTCAACCAGCAGGTGATCGGCAAGCTGATTCTGTCTCCAGGCATTCGTGAGCGGAGCGAACGCTATCTCGATCCTGGGAATCTCGTGGTCGACCTCGTGAGTCCAGAAGACATCTTCCTGTTCAAAGCGGTCGCCGGTCGGGTGGACGACATCGAGGATGTGTTCTCGTTGATGCAGACCGGCCTCGAGTTCGACGTCGTCGAAGCGGAACTCGAGACGCAGGTCGAACTCTTGGACCAAGAGCTGTTCGTGACGTACGTCAACGAAGCGTTGACCGATCTCACCGAACAACACAACGTGACGACACCGTTGCACGGCCCTGTGGCGGAGATCACCGCACGCGTCTACGAAGAGCTCGAAGTGCTGCACGCGCTCGACGAACCGAAATCGGTGACTGACCTACAACAGGAACTCGACTGGCCCGCAGCGGACGTACAGGAGATTGTGAGGCGGCTGGAAGAGAAAGACGCCGTCGCGGTAACTGATGGGCGCGTAGAACGTCGCTCAACGACGATCTGA
- a CDS encoding class I SAM-dependent methyltransferase — MILETLIHQHSLLALPMTDTERYSHGYTPMDYDADSEADEVYQRCLSYLLAHAPIEPDDIVLDIGTGTGIVAFELASKCDHVIGRDIYDEWLRYAREKAEQRGIENVSFGHGSFREPNVDEPVDVVVASYALYMAYDEGGEDELRAAIGGLASLNSRCVVIADKMRFAPVQSPSEYETLPPMGTVANLLVDAGFTITDIDIITESVGVIIATQ; from the coding sequence ATGATTCTTGAGACCCTTATCCATCAGCACAGCCTACTCGCCCTACCGATGACCGACACGGAACGCTATTCTCACGGGTACACCCCGATGGACTACGATGCGGACAGCGAGGCAGACGAGGTATACCAGCGGTGTCTGTCGTATCTTCTTGCACACGCGCCTATCGAGCCCGACGACATCGTGCTTGACATCGGTACGGGTACCGGTATCGTCGCTTTCGAACTTGCGTCGAAGTGTGACCACGTGATAGGGCGGGATATCTACGACGAGTGGCTCCGGTACGCCCGTGAGAAGGCTGAGCAGCGCGGTATAGAGAACGTCTCGTTCGGCCACGGGTCGTTCCGTGAACCGAACGTTGACGAACCGGTGGACGTCGTCGTCGCCAGCTATGCCCTCTACATGGCCTACGACGAAGGGGGCGAGGACGAATTACGCGCCGCCATCGGCGGTCTCGCGTCGCTGAATTCGCGGTGCGTAGTGATCGCCGACAAGATGCGCTTCGCGCCGGTGCAGTCCCCAAGCGAGTACGAGACGTTGCCACCGATGGGAACCGTCGCAAATCTCCTCGTGGATGCAGGCTTCACGATCACCGATATCGATATCATCACTGAGTCGGTCGGTGTCATCATCGCCACCCAGTAG
- a CDS encoding type IV toxin-antitoxin system AbiEi family antitoxin domain-containing protein: protein MNTIEETQSKRAGLSTRESRLLSRLASEGHQIISIDDIETTLEVPSNTAREIASRLAEKGWLDRLLPGRYLIIPLAAGEEAIYTTHEYLIAAHVAEPMYIGYYSALSHHGLTEQVPRTVYVVTLTRAQSREIHGVPYRVTTVTERKFFGFEPTSIEGTTVHISDLEKTLVDCADHPEFCGGIRELAAAMVAADEQGCSWRTVGEYLDRLDNGAATKRIVYLADQLGIDLPTREVLVESFTSGYSLIDPTRPKRGPTDSTYYLRINVEPAMLKPTES, encoded by the coding sequence ATGAATACCATAGAAGAAACACAAAGTAAGCGAGCAGGGCTTTCAACTCGGGAGAGTCGCCTGCTATCGCGATTGGCTTCAGAGGGTCACCAGATCATCTCGATTGACGACATCGAGACGACGCTCGAGGTCCCCTCGAACACAGCCCGGGAGATCGCTTCCCGCCTTGCCGAGAAAGGCTGGCTCGACCGACTCCTCCCCGGGCGATATCTCATCATCCCACTCGCCGCTGGTGAGGAGGCCATCTACACGACGCACGAATACCTCATTGCCGCCCACGTCGCTGAGCCGATGTATATCGGCTACTACAGCGCCCTCAGTCACCATGGACTGACCGAGCAAGTCCCACGGACGGTCTACGTCGTGACACTGACCCGAGCCCAAAGCCGAGAGATCCACGGCGTTCCCTATCGCGTTACGACGGTCACTGAGCGGAAGTTCTTCGGCTTCGAGCCGACGTCTATCGAGGGGACGACCGTCCACATCAGCGACCTCGAGAAGACGCTCGTCGACTGTGCGGACCACCCCGAATTCTGTGGCGGGATTCGCGAACTCGCGGCGGCGATGGTGGCCGCCGACGAGCAGGGCTGTTCGTGGCGGACCGTCGGTGAGTATCTTGACCGTCTCGACAACGGTGCCGCGACCAAACGCATCGTCTACCTCGCCGACCAACTTGGAATCGACCTCCCGACCCGAGAGGTACTCGTCGAATCGTTCACTAGCGGCTACTCTCTCATTGACCCTACGCGTCCCAAGAGGGGGCCCACCGACAGTACGTACTACCTCCGGATCAACGTCGAGCCAGCGATGCTCAAGCCAACGGAGTCCTAA
- a CDS encoding DUF4386 domain-containing protein, with translation MATTTAEPVGVEQTPNKRPISTKTIARITGLLYLLIFVTAGFSEGFVRASLIVPGDATATAANIVAAEQLFRLGIASDLIAFSADAVVAVLLYVLLRPVSRTLALMAASLRLIAHPAIASINMLNQYMALQLLRGEEYLTVFSPEQIDALVLLFLTAHSYGYLIGGIFFGLHLIVLGYLLYRSSLFPAILGGLVALAAIGYLTESFTFFLIPAYEPVAATIVIVTAVVGEIALALYLVVKGVRTEPPATREAVQ, from the coding sequence ATGGCAACTACAACCGCAGAGCCCGTCGGTGTCGAGCAGACGCCGAACAAACGACCGATCTCAACCAAGACGATAGCCCGAATAACCGGGCTTCTCTATCTGCTAATCTTTGTCACTGCTGGCTTCAGTGAGGGGTTCGTTCGCGCCTCGCTCATCGTCCCCGGTGATGCGACAGCGACTGCCGCAAACATCGTCGCTGCTGAGCAACTGTTCCGGCTTGGTATCGCCAGCGACTTGATCGCCTTTTCAGCTGACGCTGTTGTGGCTGTCCTGCTCTACGTTCTCCTCAGACCGGTGAGCCGAACGCTCGCGTTAATGGCCGCATCCTTACGTCTGATTGCCCACCCCGCGATAGCGAGCATCAACATGCTCAACCAGTACATGGCACTCCAGCTGCTGCGCGGGGAGGAGTACTTGACCGTCTTTAGTCCAGAACAAATTGACGCGCTCGTCTTGCTCTTCCTCACCGCGCACAGCTACGGCTACCTGATCGGTGGGATATTCTTCGGACTACACCTCATCGTCTTGGGATACCTGCTCTACAGATCTAGCCTGTTCCCAGCGATTCTCGGTGGGCTAGTAGCACTCGCAGCAATTGGCTACCTGACCGAGAGCTTCACGTTCTTCCTCATCCCCGCCTACGAACCGGTCGCCGCCACGATTGTCATCGTGACTGCCGTCGTCGGTGAAATCGCGCTCGCCCTGTATCTCGTGGTCAAGGGCGTCAGGACGGAGCCCCCGGCAACCCGGGAGGCGGTCCAATGA
- a CDS encoding DUF2306 domain-containing protein — protein MIAEDVTLGLHILAGFTALFAGSGAFATKRGSHRHRRLGRVYVGSMAFVSASALVLFVFDPTASRQFLALVAVFSFYFVFSGYRVLSRKRLTDSPAVIDWTETVLLIGAGVGLSVFGATQLLSGAGFGTVMLVFGGIALGFGGTDIQQFRQGVSDSRAWFYGHLSRMAGGYIATVTAFSSVNFTFLPSVVSWLWPTVIGTPLSFLLVRRYRSQFSDGTASS, from the coding sequence ATGATCGCCGAAGACGTCACCCTCGGACTCCACATTCTCGCCGGTTTCACGGCACTGTTCGCGGGTTCTGGCGCGTTCGCAACGAAGAGAGGTAGCCACCGACACCGACGCCTCGGTCGCGTCTACGTCGGGTCGATGGCGTTCGTTTCAGCCTCGGCACTCGTGTTGTTCGTATTTGATCCGACCGCATCCCGTCAGTTCCTTGCGCTCGTCGCGGTGTTCAGTTTCTACTTCGTCTTCTCCGGGTACCGCGTCCTCTCGCGCAAGCGACTGACCGATAGTCCTGCAGTTATCGACTGGACAGAGACGGTTCTGCTCATAGGGGCTGGTGTCGGCCTGAGCGTGTTTGGGGCAACGCAACTCCTGTCGGGCGCAGGGTTCGGAACGGTGATGCTGGTGTTCGGAGGCATCGCCCTCGGGTTCGGTGGTACCGACATCCAGCAGTTCCGTCAAGGGGTGTCCGATTCTCGGGCGTGGTTCTACGGGCATCTCTCGCGAATGGCGGGTGGCTACATCGCGACAGTGACTGCCTTCTCGTCGGTCAACTTCACATTCCTGCCGTCGGTGGTCAGCTGGCTGTGGCCGACCGTCATCGGGACGCCTCTCAGTTTTCTGCTCGTGCGCCGGTATCGGTCGCAGTTTTCCGACGGGACCGCCAGTTCCTAA
- a CDS encoding flavodoxin domain-containing protein has translation MATILTVFGTGEGQTAKIADSITEEFKARDHKATTVNVAEIDPELDLDEFDAVLIGASVHYGRQQKSVRRWVKTNRDVLVRKPNGFFQVSGASGAKNDEGLAEATGYLDKFIDDTNWQPDRIALFGGALRFSEYGFLKRALLKFIVRNQEFEMDESGDAELTDWESVVSFADEFAVFVEERLGEAVKAD, from the coding sequence ATGGCCACTATCCTTACTGTGTTTGGAACTGGCGAGGGACAGACCGCGAAGATAGCCGACAGCATCACGGAGGAATTCAAAGCCCGCGACCACAAGGCAACAACGGTGAACGTCGCGGAGATTGATCCCGAACTCGATCTCGACGAGTTCGACGCTGTCTTGATCGGCGCGTCGGTCCACTATGGGAGACAACAGAAGTCAGTTCGGAGGTGGGTCAAAACGAACCGCGACGTACTGGTGAGAAAGCCAAACGGATTCTTCCAAGTCTCCGGTGCGTCCGGGGCGAAGAATGACGAAGGGCTCGCGGAGGCGACGGGATATCTCGACAAGTTTATCGACGACACGAACTGGCAGCCCGACAGAATCGCCCTCTTCGGCGGCGCGCTACGCTTCTCAGAGTACGGCTTTCTCAAGCGAGCGCTGCTGAAATTCATCGTGAGAAACCAGGAATTCGAGATGGACGAGTCAGGAGACGCTGAGCTCACCGACTGGGAATCGGTCGTGTCGTTTGCCGATGAGTTCGCCGTGTTTGTTGAGGAGCGACTGGGCGAGGCGGTCAAAGCAGACTAA